The proteins below come from a single Sus scrofa isolate TJ Tabasco breed Duroc unplaced genomic scaffold, Sscrofa11.1 Contig661, whole genome shotgun sequence genomic window:
- the LOC100158163 gene encoding olfactory receptor 2G3-like, with product MTKSNESLADDFILVGFSDQPQLEKILFVVVLISYLLTLVGNTAIILVSCLDPILHTPMYYFLSNLSFVDLCFTTSIVPQLLWNLHGPSKTISPIGCAIQLYVSLSLGSTECVLLAIMAFDRYAAVCRPLHYPRVMHSRLCQSLAGMAWLSGMGNTLIQGTITLRLPRCGNNRIYHFICEVPAMIKLACIDIHANEVQLFVGSLVLLLLPLALILISYGCIVQAVMRIRSAQAWHKALGTCGSHLLVVSLFYGTITAIYIQPSSSYAHSQGKFITLLYTVLTPTLNPLIYTLRNKDVKGALKRLVRKDQSTAE from the coding sequence ATGACGAAGAGTAATGAGAGTTTAGCAGATGATTTCATACTGGTGGGCTTCTCTGACCAGCCTCAGCTTGAGAAGATCCTCTTTGTGGTTGTGTTAATCTCCTATCTGCTGACACTGGTGGGCAACACAGCAATCATCCTGGTCTCTTGTCTGGATCCCATTCTCCACACGcctatgtattattttcttagcaATCTCTCCTTTGTTGACCTATGTTTTACCACCAGCATTGTTCCCCAGCTGCTGTGGAACCTCCATGGTCCATCCAAGACAATTAGTCCTATAGGCTGTGCCATTCAACTCTATGTATCCCTGTCACTGGGATCCACTGAATGTGTTCTCCTGGCTATCATGGCATTTGATCGTTATGCTGCTGTTTGCCGACCACTCCATTATCCCAGGGTTATGCATTCACGGCTTTGCCAGTCTCTTGCAGGAATGGCTTGGTTGAGCGGAATGGGCAACACCCTAATCCAGGGCACTATCACCCTTCGGCTGCCCCGTTGTGGGAACAACAGGATTTACCACTTTATATGTGAAGTGCCTGCCATGATCAAGTTGGCCTGTATAGACATTCATGCCAATGAGGTCCAGCTTTTTGTGGGTTCCTTGgtgctcctcctccttcctctggcaCTTATCTTGATCTCATATGGATGCATTGTCCAAGCAGTAATGAGGATCAGGTCAGCTCAAGCCTGGCATAAAGCCCTTGGCACTTGTGGGTCTCACCTATTGGTGGTTTCCCTCTTCTATGGGACCATCACAGCTATCTATATCCAGCCCAGCAGCTCTTATGCCCACAGTCAAGGAAAGTTCATAACCCTTTTGTATACTGTTCTAACTCCCACCCTTAACCCTCTCATTTACACTCTGAGAAACAAAGATGTAAAGGGGGCTTTGAAGAGGCTGGTACGAAAAGATCAGAGCACAGCAGAGTAA